The following are encoded in a window of Paenibacillus polymyxa genomic DNA:
- a CDS encoding methylthioribulose 1-phosphate dehydratase produces MSFNLADISLEEKRRALEELADVKELFASRNWFPGTSGNLSIRIGDFHPEQFYFAVTASGKDKTKRTPEDFLFVDQYGKAAEATNLKPSAETLIHCEIYRLTGCGAVFHVHTVFNNLISEYYGEQGAVPIQGIELIKAFNIWDENAAIDIPVLPNYADIASIAKLVPGVLNVQVPGILLRNHGIYAWGRDVFEAKKHLEAFEFLFETTYRSLLLKTLKSINS; encoded by the coding sequence ATGAGTTTTAACTTGGCAGACATTTCATTGGAAGAAAAACGCCGCGCACTGGAAGAACTCGCTGATGTCAAAGAACTATTCGCATCTCGCAACTGGTTCCCAGGCACGAGCGGCAATTTGTCGATCCGAATCGGTGACTTTCATCCCGAACAATTTTATTTTGCAGTCACCGCCAGCGGCAAGGATAAAACCAAGCGTACTCCGGAAGATTTTCTGTTCGTAGACCAGTACGGAAAAGCGGCAGAAGCGACAAACCTCAAGCCAAGCGCAGAGACGCTTATTCATTGCGAAATTTACCGCCTGACAGGCTGCGGAGCCGTTTTTCATGTGCATACCGTGTTTAATAATCTGATTTCCGAATATTACGGTGAGCAAGGCGCTGTACCTATCCAAGGTATTGAGCTGATCAAGGCTTTTAACATTTGGGACGAAAATGCTGCGATTGATATTCCTGTGCTGCCTAATTACGCAGATATTGCCTCGATTGCCAAGCTGGTGCCCGGTGTGCTGAATGTTCAGGTGCCTGGAATTTTATTGCGTAACCACGGCATTTATGCGTGGGGCCGTGATGTATTTGAGGCTAAAAAGCATTTGGAGGCGTTTGAATTTTTGTTTGAAACGACCTATCGCTCCCTGCTGCTGAAAACTTTGAAGTCAATAAACTCATAA
- a CDS encoding 2-hydroxy-3-keto-5-methylthiopentenyl-1-phosphate phosphatase yields the protein MNIAKKPVIFCDFDGTITNSDNIVAIMKHFQPTGCEPIMHQIVNGHTSIREGVGAMFALMPSEQKDEIISYVLGQAGIREGFARFLDYVREQQIQFFVTSGGIDFFIDPLLKPFDIPHEHVYCNGADFSGERIQITWPHPCEEPCTNDCGMCKTTVIRQYPSEQYERILIGDSLTDFEGAKIADLVYSRSHLTLKCQELGVPHVPFETFDDIIEDLKQKQEQGVL from the coding sequence ATGAACATAGCAAAGAAGCCCGTCATTTTTTGCGATTTTGACGGGACAATTACGAACAGCGACAATATTGTCGCCATTATGAAGCATTTTCAGCCTACAGGCTGTGAGCCCATCATGCATCAGATCGTAAATGGGCATACATCCATTCGTGAAGGCGTAGGTGCGATGTTTGCCCTGATGCCTTCGGAGCAAAAGGACGAAATTATCTCATATGTACTTGGACAAGCTGGTATACGCGAGGGCTTTGCACGCTTTTTGGACTATGTACGAGAGCAGCAGATTCAATTTTTCGTCACCAGTGGCGGCATTGATTTTTTTATTGATCCACTGCTAAAACCCTTTGACATTCCACACGAACACGTCTATTGCAACGGAGCGGATTTTTCCGGGGAGCGCATCCAGATTACGTGGCCGCATCCATGTGAGGAACCGTGTACAAATGATTGTGGCATGTGTAAAACGACTGTGATTCGTCAATATCCTTCCGAACAATACGAACGGATTTTGATCGGCGACAGCCTAACCGATTTTGAAGGAGCTAAAATTGCCGATCTTGTGTACTCCCGTTCGCATCTGACTTTAAAGTGTCAAGAGCTTGGCGTACCACATGTACCCTTTGAAACATTTGATGACATTATCGAGGATTTAAAGCAAAAACAGGAGCAAGGGGTGCTGTAA
- a CDS encoding multi-tm2 domain protein, with product MPYTERSKLLAFLLNIIPGVGHYYWTRKANVFVYTILFFGCLAGGLFLAFVVRDESPLLFGMFVAALFWGLSMLHIMISLLRYDPRAVAAPYPPHAGPNPYDFYSQNGPYGQAGLTGEVPEGATHADTDVPGAGMGYGPGYNNHYQQGHYGMAGSPAFQRGSENERFFTILLSFIPGLGHLHLGLMQRGLSFLLSFFGFGAILIFITSITNESGFLAFAGVLPIIWLYCMFDAVQHVHRKQAGEILQDRTLFEELEHGRIEGRRSKMLATILSVFPGAGHMYIGLQKRGLQLMLLFLGGIYVLDVLHLSLFLFLLPVVWFYSFFDALQQVSRYGREPLIDKPVIGMFAQYHRWVGLGLLLLGAYYILINVLVPTLDRLFPNGEIYNLVDMYLRTIIVSLLLIGGGIWMMIGNSKSKRVKEKQ from the coding sequence ATGCCTTATACGGAAAGAAGCAAGCTCTTGGCATTTCTATTGAACATCATTCCCGGTGTGGGACACTATTACTGGACCCGAAAAGCCAATGTGTTTGTATACACCATTTTGTTTTTCGGATGTTTGGCAGGAGGATTATTTCTTGCATTCGTAGTAAGAGACGAATCGCCTTTATTATTCGGTATGTTTGTTGCCGCCCTTTTTTGGGGACTCAGCATGCTGCATATCATGATTAGCTTGTTGCGTTATGATCCTCGTGCAGTCGCTGCTCCATACCCCCCTCATGCAGGGCCCAATCCATATGATTTTTACTCGCAAAATGGACCTTATGGACAGGCTGGTTTAACAGGGGAGGTACCGGAGGGGGCAACACACGCAGATACGGATGTACCGGGAGCAGGAATGGGATATGGCCCGGGCTATAATAACCATTATCAACAAGGACACTATGGTATGGCAGGATCACCTGCTTTTCAAAGAGGATCGGAGAATGAGCGCTTTTTTACGATTTTGCTGTCGTTCATTCCTGGATTGGGGCACCTCCATTTGGGGCTGATGCAGCGTGGATTATCTTTTTTACTGTCCTTTTTTGGCTTTGGTGCGATTCTTATCTTTATTACTAGCATTACTAACGAATCCGGATTTTTGGCCTTTGCGGGCGTGTTGCCGATCATTTGGCTGTATTGCATGTTTGATGCGGTGCAGCATGTACATCGCAAACAAGCTGGAGAAATTCTTCAGGACCGGACTTTGTTTGAGGAACTGGAGCATGGAAGAATCGAGGGACGCCGAAGTAAAATGCTGGCTACCATTTTATCGGTATTTCCCGGTGCCGGACATATGTATATAGGTTTGCAAAAGCGTGGACTCCAACTCATGCTTTTGTTTTTAGGAGGCATCTATGTACTGGATGTGCTGCATCTTTCACTCTTTTTGTTCCTGCTTCCGGTGGTTTGGTTTTACAGTTTTTTTGATGCATTGCAGCAAGTAAGCCGTTATGGACGGGAGCCGCTGATCGACAAACCTGTGATCGGTATGTTTGCACAATATCACCGCTGGGTAGGCTTGGGGTTACTATTGCTGGGCGCCTATTACATCTTAATCAACGTACTAGTTCCTACTCTGGATCGTCTATTTCCAAACGGAGAGATTTATAATTTGGTTGACATGTATCTACGGACGATTATCGTATCCTTATTGTTGATCGGCGGTGGTATTTGGATGATGATTGGGAATTCCAAATCTAAACGAGTAAAGGAGAAGCAATAG
- a CDS encoding flavin reductase family protein — translation MISLNPDTLTGRENYKLLTGSIIPRPVAFVTTLSSEGVLNGAPFSYFSIVASEPPLLSVSVQRVDGVSKDTARNAMEHKAFVVHITDEDNVGAVNVTASRLLPQESEVALAGLTPVKSIKIEVPGVAEAKIRMECILEQVIPLGGKEDSPACDLLIGRVVQYHLSEEAYQNTYVIAKELRPVSRLAGNNYAKLGEQFTLERPQ, via the coding sequence ATGATTTCATTGAATCCTGATACGCTTACAGGGCGTGAAAATTATAAGCTGTTGACCGGAAGTATCATCCCAAGGCCGGTAGCCTTTGTAACGACTTTGAGCAGCGAAGGGGTGCTGAATGGTGCGCCGTTCAGTTATTTTTCCATCGTAGCCTCTGAACCGCCACTGCTGTCTGTATCCGTACAACGTGTCGATGGAGTATCCAAAGATACAGCACGTAATGCGATGGAGCATAAGGCATTTGTCGTACATATCACAGACGAGGACAATGTAGGAGCGGTGAATGTGACGGCTTCCCGTCTGTTGCCGCAGGAGAGTGAGGTTGCACTGGCAGGCCTTACCCCAGTCAAAAGTATAAAAATCGAAGTTCCCGGTGTGGCAGAAGCGAAAATACGCATGGAATGTATTCTGGAACAAGTTATACCGTTGGGAGGCAAGGAGGACTCACCTGCCTGTGATCTGTTAATCGGACGCGTAGTGCAGTATCATTTGTCCGAGGAAGCATACCAAAATACGTATGTGATTGCTAAGGAGTTGCGTCCAGTAAGTCGGTTGGCTGGGAACAACTATGCGAAGCTAGGAGAGCAATTCACGCTGGAGCGTCCCCAATAG